A single genomic interval of bacterium harbors:
- a CDS encoding CHC2 zinc finger domain-containing protein, whose translation MKPLKVLSNSEELYILFQELYPQSIKKGKHFQCPFHEDKNPSLSIYQTSDDQAKYHCFGCRENGNAITLVMRKNNCEYVEALSILAKRECIELKDVDIAHIKETKKRGDLYEKLGDYFKENLITHPSGERTRNWLIKRGIPNDVWAKLPIGLYPGEAETKNFCNKLGMPDDLMNGFLRRRQDWNGSTVFIYYNDFTRISRFKLRIPETKETIFLGKSGTKSGGDSGFFGLNFYTSQNTLKNTLLVEGEFDCLSIHTLSLLAYGKPTEALCRSGSALNGVALKNLSRLGINEVYVMPDNDEGGVKYIQNILKNKDKLNICIISPNDYKPGEDPCDYARRIGDINKFAEIVKKSKLLPYQWVARTITQNNKDTPEGIITARQEAVQWAREEGLDGVELEDFVKEVASATQSTPEALKEEIQKDTGIGTKIVTIDSKEYLENGTGYAEIKTIIIDREKIPREEQLSNFKLRIDTVISIEEGESQYTGNLIINNENLNFTVGENVLCDNKEFEKAITHRKPTGLYWPDKKLGLIRVLARHFNQEAKTIKGTRTIGYSDNAYITPSVIIKNGIVSPNNEIKFIIDGENSAIKNYDFILTNDKDELKKAANFVLNDFLNLTSHKVTIPLLGQIALAPIRRELEIPPTVLFLEGLTGSWKTVSVKAALNFYADHHMDAGLPSISSTANAIEKMGYYIKDAPFIWDDFKLETKGRDAERVLQNFYDQHGRGRLQRNLQFRPEYYIRGELIVTGEEFPPNLASVLRRSLIIRCEKPLHSTAKIKKFDKNRHCLRMLMPHYIAWVQRNGISYFDGDDMDQTDIAVKANLTALKTFFAFLMDECDISEMFLDNLFKKACEILTTTSAMVKESIPLEHKEIIFMQTIWELLATKQLLLKEPVIELNEKGKKVGFIGKQTIPDEIEGGTKEVEIICIYPTIAINEVERITHVKFSKNSLGRNLKDAGYLVTTENRSSPSQSVWDPEAGKTVSCWVFNKDAFDNKNE comes from the coding sequence ATGAAACCGCTAAAAGTTTTAAGTAACTCCGAAGAGCTTTACATATTATTTCAAGAGCTCTATCCCCAATCTATTAAGAAGGGAAAACATTTTCAATGCCCATTCCACGAGGACAAAAATCCTTCACTCTCTATATATCAAACCTCCGATGACCAAGCCAAATATCATTGTTTCGGATGTAGGGAAAATGGAAATGCGATTACGCTTGTAATGCGTAAGAACAACTGTGAATACGTAGAAGCGTTATCAATACTGGCAAAGAGAGAATGCATAGAGCTTAAAGATGTTGATATTGCGCATATAAAAGAGACTAAAAAACGCGGGGATCTTTACGAAAAACTTGGTGATTATTTCAAAGAAAACTTGATAACGCACCCGTCAGGAGAAAGAACAAGAAACTGGCTTATAAAACGGGGTATTCCTAATGATGTATGGGCGAAATTACCAATTGGATTGTATCCTGGAGAGGCAGAAACAAAAAATTTCTGTAATAAATTAGGGATGCCAGATGATTTGATGAATGGATTTTTGAGGAGGAGACAGGACTGGAATGGAAGTACAGTTTTTATATACTATAATGATTTTACAAGGATATCAAGGTTTAAACTTAGAATCCCGGAAACAAAAGAAACTATTTTTCTAGGGAAGAGTGGGACGAAATCTGGCGGGGATTCTGGATTTTTTGGTTTAAATTTCTATACATCTCAAAACACACTAAAAAACACCCTCCTCGTAGAAGGTGAATTCGATTGCCTTAGTATACATACGCTTTCTCTCTTAGCGTATGGGAAACCGACAGAAGCGCTATGTCGGTCGGGAAGCGCATTAAATGGCGTAGCATTAAAAAACCTATCCCGGTTAGGTATAAATGAGGTTTATGTGATGCCGGATAATGATGAAGGTGGGGTTAAATATATTCAAAATATTCTGAAAAATAAAGACAAATTAAATATATGTATAATTTCGCCTAATGACTATAAACCAGGGGAGGATCCCTGCGATTATGCACGCAGAATCGGAGATATCAATAAATTTGCTGAAATAGTGAAAAAAAGTAAATTACTTCCATACCAATGGGTTGCAAGAACAATTACACAAAACAATAAGGACACACCAGAAGGAATTATAACGGCACGTCAGGAAGCAGTGCAATGGGCTAGAGAAGAAGGACTTGATGGGGTTGAATTAGAAGATTTCGTGAAAGAAGTAGCATCTGCTACACAATCTACACCAGAAGCCCTGAAAGAAGAAATCCAAAAAGATACGGGAATAGGAACAAAAATAGTCACAATTGATAGTAAAGAATATTTGGAAAATGGCACTGGGTATGCAGAAATAAAGACAATAATAATAGATAGGGAAAAGATTCCGAGAGAAGAACAATTGTCCAACTTCAAATTGAGAATAGATACGGTAATTTCCATAGAAGAAGGGGAATCGCAATACACAGGTAACTTAATTATTAATAATGAAAATTTAAATTTTACTGTCGGGGAAAATGTACTTTGCGACAACAAAGAGTTTGAAAAAGCAATAACCCATAGAAAACCAACTGGTTTGTATTGGCCAGACAAAAAATTAGGTCTAATCCGAGTTCTGGCAAGGCATTTTAACCAAGAAGCAAAAACAATAAAAGGCACGAGAACTATAGGATACAGTGACAATGCCTATATCACACCTTCCGTAATAATTAAAAATGGTATAGTAAGTCCCAACAATGAAATAAAATTCATAATTGACGGTGAAAATAGTGCAATAAAAAATTATGATTTCATTTTAACAAATGATAAAGATGAGCTTAAAAAAGCTGCCAATTTTGTTCTCAATGACTTTCTTAATCTTACTTCGCATAAAGTTACGATACCCCTTTTGGGTCAAATTGCATTGGCGCCTATCAGAAGAGAACTTGAAATTCCACCTACTGTTCTATTTTTAGAGGGACTGACAGGATCATGGAAAACTGTTTCCGTTAAAGCTGCTCTCAATTTTTATGCCGATCATCACATGGACGCTGGGCTTCCATCAATTAGCTCAACTGCAAATGCAATTGAAAAAATGGGGTATTACATAAAGGATGCTCCTTTTATTTGGGATGATTTCAAATTGGAAACCAAGGGCAGGGATGCAGAAAGAGTTCTGCAAAATTTTTACGACCAACATGGACGCGGAAGATTGCAGCGCAATTTACAATTCAGACCAGAGTATTATATACGGGGCGAACTTATAGTTACTGGAGAAGAATTTCCGCCTAACCTTGCATCAGTTCTCCGACGGTCTTTAATTATCAGGTGCGAAAAGCCCTTACATAGCACAGCAAAAATTAAAAAGTTTGATAAAAACAGACATTGTCTAAGAATGCTTATGCCACATTATATTGCCTGGGTTCAGCGAAATGGGATATCCTACTTTGATGGGGATGATATGGACCAAACAGATATAGCCGTAAAAGCGAATTTAACTGCCCTAAAAACTTTTTTTGCTTTTCTGATGGATGAATGCGACATTTCTGAAATGTTTTTGGATAATTTATTTAAGAAAGCCTGTGAAATTCTAACTACGACTTCTGCAATGGTGAAAGAAAGTATTCCTTTGGAACACAAGGAGATAATTTTTATGCAGACTATATGGGAACTTCTTGCCACTAAACAACTTTTGCTGAAAGAACCTGTCATAGAATTGAATGAAAAAGGCAAGAAAGTGGGATTCATCGGCAAACAAACTATTCCGGACGAGATCGAAGGTGGAACAAAAGAAGTAGAAATAATTTGTATTTACCCTACTATCGCTATCAATGAAGTGGAAAGAATTACCCATGTCAAATTTAGTAAGAACTCCTTGGGTAGGAATTTGAAAGACGCTGGCTACCTTGTAACAACTGAAAACAGGAGTAGTCCGTCACAGTCAGTCTGGGATCCTGAGGCTGGTAAAACTGTTAGCTGCTGGGTGTTTAATAAGGATGCATTTGACAACAAAAATGAATAA
- a CDS encoding septation protein SpoVG family protein: METEKTIKRNELNVTEVRLSLYGKNGIIAFAEVILGNSLRLNDIAIKRTEEGKLFLSYPLKKTQSGSEYFYYNPISQEFGEQINNAIFDKLNEIRNEIYETAKSFK, translated from the coding sequence ATGGAAACAGAAAAAACAATCAAAAGAAATGAACTAAACGTGACGGAAGTAAGATTATCGTTGTACGGTAAAAATGGGATTATAGCCTTCGCAGAAGTTATACTAGGCAACTCTTTACGCTTAAACGATATTGCTATTAAACGCACAGAAGAGGGGAAATTATTCCTTTCTTATCCTTTGAAGAAGACCCAATCCGGTTCAGAGTATTTTTACTATAACCCCATTTCCCAAGAATTTGGAGAACAAATAAATAACGCAATATTTGACAAATTAAATGAAATAAGGAATGAGATATATGAAACCGCTAAAAGTTTTAAGTAA
- a CDS encoding DUF697 domain-containing protein — MTEEGTDKYTEAMGIVKKHSFLAAIAALSPYPTTDLVGIGGVQVTMLIRLSELFELSAELEEYKNIIIGALDGLITGKFLQGAASMVKWIPVVGTILGDIIQAPIAFCTTYALGRAMIHFCMQGVDITTVDRAELQGQAKGYIQEGKELLKQEGRNIGEKSKDKQYVKEAFEDMKHLLNSFAKGEEFVKELSKLFKGAYETAKKNAELDKILIGQGKEIKEGGKNARNK, encoded by the coding sequence ATGACAGAAGAAGGAACAGATAAGTATACGGAGGCGATGGGGATTGTTAAAAAACACTCTTTTTTAGCAGCAATAGCTGCTCTCTCACCCTATCCAACAACTGATCTTGTAGGTATTGGCGGAGTGCAAGTAACAATGCTAATTAGGCTATCAGAACTCTTTGAGCTTAGTGCTGAACTGGAAGAATACAAAAATATAATAATCGGGGCTCTCGATGGTCTCATAACCGGAAAATTTCTTCAAGGGGCCGCCAGCATGGTTAAGTGGATCCCGGTTGTTGGAACCATTTTAGGAGACATAATTCAGGCTCCTATTGCTTTTTGTACAACTTATGCGCTTGGAAGAGCTATGATACATTTTTGCATGCAAGGCGTTGATATAACGACAGTTGATAGAGCAGAATTGCAAGGACAAGCTAAAGGATACATTCAAGAAGGAAAAGAGTTATTAAAACAAGAAGGGCGAAATATAGGGGAAAAATCAAAGGATAAACAATATGTAAAGGAAGCGTTTGAAGATATGAAACATCTTCTTAACTCTTTCGCTAAAGGCGAGGAATTTGTTAAAGAGTTGAGCAAGTTGTTCAAAGGAGCTTACGAAACGGCTAAAAAGAATGCAGAGTTAGATAAAATACTTATTGGACAAGGGAAGGAAATAAAAGAAGGAGGTAAAAATGCCAGAAATAAATGA